From the Rhodoflexus caldus genome, the window CCGCCCTTTGTCAAGTTTTTCAATGATCGCACGGCTGTGGCCGCCGCCGCCAAAAGTAAAGTCTGCATAAGTGCCGTTCGGGTCGGTAACCAATGCCTCTACGCTTGGTTGCAAAAGCACCGGAATATGGTATTCGCTCATAAATTGCCCTCCCTACCAAAAACACGCTCTGCCATTTGCGAAAACTGCTTGGAGTCCTGCACCAGCGCGGCCTCGTATGCATCGGGTTGCCAAATTTCTACGCGATTGCCCGCACCGACTACGATAGCGTCTTTCTCAATATTGGCATACTTCAGCATTGTACGCGGCACCAAAAAACGCCCTGCCGAATCCAACTCCACTTCGGTATTGCCCCGAAAGAAGTTCCGCTGAAACGTGCGGTATTCTTCCACAAATTCGTTGAGGGCAATGACCCGCTCGGAAAGTTCTTTCCAGTGAACCAATGAATACAAGATGATGCAAGGCTCGAAACCACGCGTCAGCACGATGGTTTCTGCCGATTCGGGAGGCAGTGCCGCCTTGATTTTGGCCGGCAAAACCAATCGCCCTTTGGCATCTAACTTACATTCATATTCGCCACTAAATGCAGGCATCTTTTTGCGCTTAAAGCATTACTTTAACTTTTTAAGACAAAGCTAAGAATTCATTTTTAAAAATCAACCACAATTTACCACTTTTTACCACTTTTTGCTCTTTTTATCCCACAATGCGCAATTTTAACGCCACTTTTACACTAAAAATGA encodes:
- the mraZ gene encoding division/cell wall cluster transcriptional repressor MraZ translates to MPAFSGEYECKLDAKGRLVLPAKIKAALPPESAETIVLTRGFEPCIILYSLVHWKELSERVIALNEFVEEYRTFQRNFFRGNTEVELDSAGRFLVPRTMLKYANIEKDAIVVGAGNRVEIWQPDAYEAALVQDSKQFSQMAERVFGREGNL